One part of the Populus alba chromosome 18, ASM523922v2, whole genome shotgun sequence genome encodes these proteins:
- the LOC118051105 gene encoding CHD3-type chromatin-remodeling factor PICKLE isoform X3, producing the protein MRPTVADDSDASKLGSKQIFVKQYLVKWKGLSYLHCTWVPEKEFLKAFKSNPRLKTKVNNFNRQMASNNNSEDDFVAIRPEWTTVDRILACRGVEGEKEYLVKYKELSYDECYWEFESDVSAFQPEIERFNRIQSRSHKPSKQKSSLQDATDSKKKSKEFQQYEHSPEFLSGGSLHPYQLEGLNFLRFSWSKQTHVILADEMGLGKTIQSIAFLASLFEEGISHHLVVAPLSTLRNWEREFATWAPQMNVVMYVGSAQARAVIREYEFYYPKKHKKIKKKKSGQVVTERKQDRIKFDVLLTSYEMINLDTASLKPIKWECMIVDEGHRLKNKDSKLFVSMKQYYSNHRVLLTGTPLQNNLDELFMLMHFLDAGKFASLEEFQEEFKDINQEEQISRLHKMLAPHLLRRVKKDVMKELPPKKELILRVELSSKQKEYYKAILTRNYQILTRRGGAQISLINVVMELRKLCCHPYMLEGVEPDIEDTNESFKQLVETSGKLQLLHKMMVRLKEQGHRVLIYSQFQHMLDLLEDYCTHKKWTYERIDGKVGGAERQIRIDRFNAKNSSRFCFLLSTRAGGLGINLATADTVIIYDSDWNPHADLQAMARAHRLGQTNKVMIYRLITRGTIEERMMQMTKKKMVLEHLVVGRLKAQNINQEELDDIIRYGSKELFADENDEAGKSRQIHYDDTAIHRLLDREQIGDEETSLDDEEEDGFLKAFKVANFKYIDEAEAAAEKEAQKAAMETKSTISNSERTNYWEDLLKDIYEVHKIEESNALGKGKRSRKQMVSVEEDDLAGLEDVSSDGEDDNYEAELTDGETTSSGIQTSGIQTIKRPYKKKGRVDNMEPIPLMEGEGRSFRVLGFNQNQRATFVQILMRYGVGNYDWKEFAPRLKQKTYEEVENYGRLFLTHIAEDLSDSPNFSDGVPKEGLRIQDVLIRIAVLLLIRDKARFASENPGSLLYTDDIMVRYPGLKSGKFWKQEHDSLLLHAVLKHGYGRWQAIVDDKDLKVQEIICKELNLPFIRLPVLGQAASQAQNGSTSNMDNAEAPSTQTQANGTGNVAAADVAHGTTDVANQAQLYQDSSILFHFRDMQRRQVEFIKKRVLLLERGLYAEYQKEYFGGDIKANEITSEEADCETTAADRSSLGSIEISAQMIDQLPRMESIASEEISAAACDDNPDRLALPQLYNKMCTVLEQNVHESIQISLTNQPASLKLRQDLQPLETIYEQINQFLSPSQQKSSTSEQATLGSSKHVQAESQSSQADFHSPSDQLKENDNTTAATEVVEMKDATKEPKLQGTIALSNEELVKETSKSPSDSPPSACPVAPPKEPTCSPGTTEKDVGMVDMNNENDTQH; encoded by the exons ATGCGCCCTACCGTAGCTGATGATAGTGATGCCTCTAAGCTAGGCTCAAAGCAAATTTTTGTAAAACAGTATCTTGTGAAGTGGAAAGGCTTATCTTATCTACATTGcacttg GGTACCTGAGAAAGAGTTCCTAAAAGCTTTCAAGTCAAATCCTCGTCTGAAGACTAAAGTAAACAATTTCAATCGTCAAATGGCGTCGAACAATAACTCTGAGGATGACTTTGTTGCTATCCGACCTGAATGGACAACTGTTGATCGAATTCTTGCTTGCAG GGGAGTTGAGGGTGAGAAGGAATATCTTGTGAAGTACAAGGAACTTTCTTATGATGAATGTTATTGGGAATTTGAATCAGATGTATCTGCATTCCAGCCTGAAATAGAAAGATTTAATAGAATTCAGTCTAGGTCTCACAAACCAAGTAAGCAAAAGAGCAGCCTTCAAGATGCTACTGATTCaaagaagaaatcaaaagaatttcaACAGTATGAACACAGTCCTGAATTTCTTTCTGGAG GCTCATTGCATCCATATCAGCTAGAAGGGCTGAACTTCTTACGTTTTTCTTGGTCCAAACAAACACATGTAATACTTGCTGATGAGATGGGCCTTG GGAAAACCATACAGAGTATTGCATTTTTAGCATCTCTTTTTGAAGAAGGCATCTCTCATCATTTGGTAGTAGCTCCACTTTCAACATTGCGAAACTGGGAACGTGAATTTGCAACATGGGCACCTCAAATGAATGTT GTTATGTATGTTGGCTCTGCACAAGCTCGTGCTGTCATTAGGGAATATGAATTTTACTACCCCAAGAAGCACAAgaagatcaagaaaaagaaatctggTCAAGTTGTCACTGAAAGAAAGCAAGATAGAATAAAATTTGATGTGCTTCTAACGTCTTATGAGATGATTAACTTAGACACAGCATCGCTGAAACCAATAAAGTGGGAGTGCATG ATTGTTGATGAAGGTCATCGTCTAAAAAATAAGGACTCAAAATTGTTTGTCTCGATGAAGCAGTACTATAGTAACCATCGTGTGCTTTTGACTGGAACCCCTCTTCAG AACAATCTGGATGAGCTTTTCATGCTCATGCATTTCCTTGATGCTGGGAAG TTTGCGAGTTTAGAAGAGTTCCAAGAGGAGTTTAAGGATATAAATCAAGAGGAACAGATATCGAGACTTCATAAAATGTTGGCTCCCCATCTCCTTAGAA GGGTGAAGAAGGATGTCATGAAGGAGCTACCTCCAAAGAAGGAACTCATTCTACGTGTTGAACTAAGTAGTAAGCAGAAGGAATATTACAAGGCCATTCTGACTCGTAACTATCAAATACTGACTCGACGTGGCGGTGCACAG ATTTCTCTTATCAATGTGGTTATGGAATTGCGCAAACTCTGTTGTCATCCTTATATGTTAGAAGGAGTGGAACCAGATATAGAAGACACCAATGAATCTTTCAA GCAGCTCGTGGAAACTTCTGGGAAATTGCAACTGTTGCACAAAATGATGGTGAGACTTAAAGAACAAGGACATAGAGTTCTCATTTACTCACAATTTCAGCACATGCTGGACCTACTGGAAGATTACTGCACTCATAAG AAATGGACATATGAACGGATAGATGGAAAGGTTGGTGGAGCTGAGAGACAAATACGCATAGATCGATTTAATGCCAAAAATTCTTCAAGATTTTGCTTTCTTCTCTCAACTAGAGCTGGAGGACTGGGAATAAATCTTGCAACTGCTGATACAGTTATTATTTATGATAG TGATTGGAATCCCCATGCTGATCTTCAAGCGATGGCTAGGGCACATCGACTTGGGCAAACCAACAAG GTAATGATTTATAGGCTCATAACCCGAGGAACTATTGAGGAACGGATGATGCAGATGACTAAGAAGAAAATGGTTTTAGAGCACCTTGTTGTTGGGAGGCTGAAGGCACAAAATATTAACCAA GAAGAGCTAGATGACATCATAAGATATGGTTCAAAGGAGCTTTTTGCTGATGAGAATGATGAAGCAGGAAAATCACGTCAAATTCACTATGACGACACTGCTATACATCG ATTACTTGACCGTGAACAAATTGGAGATGAAGAAACATCATTGGATGATGAAGAGGAAGATGGATTTTTAAAGGCGtttaag GTTGCAAATTTTAAGTATATTGACGAAGCAGAGGCTGCAGCTGAGAAGGAAGCTCAAAAGGCAGCAATGGAAACTAAATCTACCATAAGCAATTCCGAAAGAACAAACTATTGGGAGGACTTGCTAAAAGACATTTATGAAGTGCACAAAATCGAGGAGTCTAATGCTTtgggaaaaggaaagagaagccGTAAGCAG ATGGTCTCTGTTGAAGAAGATGACCTTGCTGGTCTAGAAGATGTAAGCTCTGATGGCGAGGATGATAACTATGAAGCTGAGTTGACTGATGGTGAAACAACTTCATCTGGAATTCAGACATCTGGAATTCAGACAATAAAAAGGCCGTATAAGAAGAAGGGTCGag TGGATAATATGGAGCCAATTCCTCTGATGGAAGGTGAAGGGAGATCATTTAGAGTATTGGGTTTTAATCAAAATCAGAGGGCTACATTTGTACAAATTTTGATGAG GTATGGGGTCGGAAACTATGACTGGAAGGAGTTTGCCCCTCGTTTGAAACAGAAGACATATGAAGAAGTAGAAAA TTATGGAAGATTATTCTTGACGCACATAGCGGAAGATCTATCGGATTCACCTAATTTTTCAG ATGGTGTTCCTAAAGAGGGTCTTAGAATACAAGATGTACTTATTAGGATTGCTGTCCTGCTTTTGATAAGGGATAAG GCAAGGTTTGCATCAGAGAACCCAGGCAGCCTCCTTTACACAGATGACATTATGGTGCGCTACCCAGGCCTGAAGAGTGGAAAATTTTGGAAACAAGAGCATGATTCGTTGTTACTTCATGCGGTATTGAA gCATGGGTATGGAAGATGGCAAGCTATTGTTGATGACAAGGACTTAAAGGTTCAAGAAATCATTTGTAAAGAGTTGAATCTTCCTTTTATAAGACTACCTGTCCTTGGACAAGCTGCTTCTCAAGCACAAAACGGTTCTACTTCTAACATGGATAATGCAGAAGCTCCTAGCACCCAGACACAAGCAAATGGTACTGGAAATGTAGCAGCAGCTGATGTTGCTCATGGAACAACTGATGTTGCAAATCAAGCACAGTTATACCAAGATTCATCTATCTTATTTCATTTTAGAGATATGCAGAGACGACAGGTAGAGTTCATTAAGAAAAGAGTGCTTCTTTTGGAGAGAGGACTCTACGCAGAGTACCAGAAAGAATACTTT GGTGGTGATATAAAAGCAAATGAGATTACAAGTGAAGAGGCTGATTGTGAAACAACGGCGGCTGACAGATCAAGTTTAGGCTCCATAGAGATTAGTGCTCAAATGATTGACCAGTTGCCTCGAATGGAATCAATTG CATCAGAAGAAATTTCAGCTGCTGCTTGTGATGACAATCCCGATAGATTGGCATTACCTCAGCTTTATAACAAG ATGTGCACGGTGTTGGAGCAAAACGTTCATGAATCAATTCAGATATCCTTGACCAACCAACCTGCAAGTCTCAAGTTGAGACAGGATCTTCAGCCATTAGAGACGATTTATGAACAGATAAATcaatttctctctccttcacaACAGAAATCTTCTACTTCAGAACAGGCTACTCTTGGCTCAAGCAAACATGTCCAAGCTGAATCACAGAGCAGTCAGGCAGATTTCCATTCACCATCTGACCAGCTGAAGGAGAATGACAACACCACTGCTGCTACCGAAGTTGTCGAGATGAAAGATGCAACAAAAGAGCCAAAATTGCAAGGAACCATTGCATTATCAAACGAAGAACTAGTTAAAGAAACAAGTAAATCTCCTAGTGATTCTCCACCTTCTGCATGCCCAGTTGCTCCTCCAAAAGAACCAACTTGTTCACCAGGGACAACTGAAAAGGATGTGGGAATGGTCGATATGAATAATGAAAATGACACCCAACACTGA